A part of Spirochaetaceae bacterium genomic DNA contains:
- a CDS encoding peptide chain release factor 3 — protein sequence MSLQQEIARRLTFAIISHPDAGKTTITEKLLLFGGAIQAAGAVKSRKNSKATVSDFMQMEVERGISISSSVMGFDYKDRKINLLDTPGHEDFSEDTYRTLTAVDSALMVIDSVKGVEERTRKLCEICRMRHTPIITFFNKLDREGKEPLLVLDEVERELNIYVTPLSWPIGQGQNFKGVYSLTEKRVILFDAHGTQEESESIEINNLNDKKLDELVGENLATKLREDVAMVEGVYPPFNLQDYLDGLVTPVFFGSALNNFGVRELLDSFAQLAPPPQAHEAEERLVQAAEEAMSGFIFKIHANLDPKHRDRIAFMRICSGVFEKNKQYLHPRSGKNYRTNVPTAFMAQSRDIIDKAYPGDIIGLHDSGLFKIGDSLTEGEKLTFKGIPAFAPQMFRKILNKDPLKSKQFNRGLDELSEEGVIQVFTRYTTKERLIGAVGALQLEVTQYRLLHEYGANAIFEAADFNMACWVKADKKDDWDKFMAVYENKLALDVKGNYIFLASSEWTLRRTMEENKEVSFSFSSEG from the coding sequence ATGAGCCTACAACAAGAGATAGCCCGCCGCCTTACCTTTGCCATTATTAGCCACCCCGATGCCGGTAAAACCACCATCACCGAAAAGCTTTTGCTATTTGGCGGGGCAATACAGGCCGCCGGAGCAGTAAAAAGCCGCAAAAACAGCAAAGCCACCGTGAGCGATTTTATGCAAATGGAGGTAGAACGTGGTATATCTATTAGCAGCAGTGTAATGGGTTTTGATTATAAAGACCGCAAAATTAACCTATTGGACACACCGGGCCACGAAGATTTTAGCGAAGATACGTATCGTACTTTAACGGCGGTAGACAGCGCTTTAATGGTGATAGACAGCGTTAAAGGGGTGGAAGAGCGTACTCGTAAGCTGTGCGAAATTTGCCGCATGCGCCACACGCCCATTATTACCTTTTTTAATAAGCTGGATAGAGAGGGTAAAGAGCCGCTTTTGGTGCTGGACGAAGTAGAGCGTGAACTGAATATTTATGTAACCCCCCTTAGCTGGCCGATTGGGCAAGGTCAAAATTTTAAGGGTGTTTATAGTCTAACCGAAAAACGGGTGATTTTATTTGATGCCCACGGCACACAAGAAGAAAGTGAAAGCATAGAGATTAACAATTTAAATGATAAAAAACTTGACGAGTTGGTGGGTGAAAATTTAGCGACTAAATTACGTGAAGATGTAGCAATGGTCGAAGGTGTTTATCCTCCCTTCAATTTGCAAGATTATTTAGATGGTTTAGTTACGCCGGTTTTTTTTGGCAGCGCTTTAAATAACTTTGGTGTGCGTGAGCTGCTGGATAGTTTTGCGCAACTAGCGCCGCCGCCGCAGGCGCATGAGGCTGAAGAGCGTTTAGTGCAAGCTGCCGAAGAGGCGATGAGTGGGTTTATCTTCAAAATTCATGCCAACCTCGACCCCAAACACCGCGACCGTATCGCTTTTATGCGTATTTGTAGCGGCGTTTTTGAGAAAAATAAACAATATTTGCACCCGCGTAGCGGAAAAAATTACCGCACCAATGTGCCCACCGCTTTTATGGCGCAAAGCCGCGATATTATTGATAAAGCTTATCCCGGCGATATTATCGGCCTGCACGACAGCGGCCTTTTTAAAATCGGCGATAGCCTAACGGAGGGTGAAAAGCTAACTTTTAAAGGTATACCGGCCTTTGCCCCGCAAATGTTTCGTAAAATTTTAAACAAAGACCCGCTTAAAAGTAAGCAGTTTAATCGCGGCTTAGATGAGTTAAGTGAAGAGGGGGTTATCCAAGTTTTTACCCGTTACACTACCAAAGAGCGGCTTATCGGTGCCGTTGGCGCTTTACAGTTGGAGGTTACGCAATATAGATTATTACACGAATATGGGGCTAACGCCATCTTTGAAGCGGCCGATTTTAACATGGCCTGCTGGGTAAAGGCCGATAAAAAAGACGATTGGGATAAATTTATGGCGGTTTATGAGAACAAACTTGCTTTAGATGTGAAAGGTAATTACATATTTTTAGCCAGCAGTGAATGGACTTTACGGCGTACGATGGAAGAGAATAAAGAGGTAAGTTTTAGCTTTAGTAGTGAGGGGTAG